AAACCGGGATCGATCAGAATAAAGCCCATTCCCTGGTGAACCTAACCCGAAAGAAGCAGCTTGTGTTTTGGATCGGCAACTTTTGTCTAGGGTTAGGCATTGCAGGCATTGTGGCGATCGCCCTTTGGCAGCAGGATTTCACGGTTCTGGGCTTAGTACTGGTCTGCTGTGGGCTGGGGTATCTGTACCAAGGCCCGCCGTTCCGCCTGGGCTACCACGGGTTGGGTGAAATTCTTTGCTTCTTCGCCTTTGGCCCCCTGGCCGTGTCCGCTGCCTACTACAGTCAAACTCAAGCATGGTCGGGAGTGGCACTCGTCGCGTCCATTATTTTGGGCATTACCACCAGCCTGATTTTGTTCTGTTCCCACTTTCACCAAGTGGAAGA
The sequence above is drawn from the Synechococcales cyanobacterium T60_A2020_003 genome and encodes:
- a CDS encoding 2-carboxy-1,4-naphthoquinone phytyltransferase yields the protein TGIDQNKAHSLVNLTRKKQLVFWIGNFCLGLGIAGIVAIALWQQDFTVLGLVLVCCGLGYLYQGPPFRLGYHGLGEILCFFAFGPLAVSAAYYSQTQAWSGVALVASIILGITTSLILFCSHFHQVEDDLAAGKRSPIVRLGTHRGAKLLPWCCGIVFVLILGGVLGEWFPRWALLAFASLPYAIQLCRHVGDNHNQPDRVSNCKFIAVNLHFWSGLLLGLGFIL